A single region of the Raphanus sativus cultivar WK10039 chromosome 1, ASM80110v3, whole genome shotgun sequence genome encodes:
- the LOC108809003 gene encoding uncharacterized protein LOC108809003, giving the protein MANRTDNSNRCSNGKKMNDGMKLIIATFIGIVIGFFLGISFPTLSLTKINFASSILPSVNIAYVEDETPETSSETLLHTWSSRTPSLHGANASSHWKIWVPSNPRGAEMLTPGIVAPESDYFLRRLWGLPEEDIPVKPKYLIAFTVGLNQRVNVNACVKKFSEELFTIVLFHYDGRTTEWDQYEWSKRAIHVSVPKQTKWWYAKRFLHPDIVAPYDYIFIWDEDLGLEHFNAEEYIRLVKKHGLEISQPGVESKKKITWEITKRKTKGEVHKDAKEKPGRCNDPHLPPCAAFIEIMAPVFSRDAWRCVWHMLQNDLVHGWGLDFALRKCVEPAHEKIGVVDSQWIIHQTIPSLGSQGEEHDGKAGWQGVRDRCKREWTMFQSRMASSENRYLKELAAASANSTTIP; this is encoded by the exons ATGGCTAACCGAACAGACAACTCCAATCGCTG TTCGAATGGTAAAAAGATGAATGATGGAATGAAACTCATTATAGCAACATTCATAGGAATAGTTATTGGTTTCTTCTTGGGTATATCTTTCCCTACTTTGTCACTTACAAAA ATAAATTTCGCCTCTAGCATTCTTCCTTCTGTTAATATTGCTTACGTTGAAGATGAGACACCAGAAACATCCAGTGAAACTCTTTTGCACACATGGTCATCTAGGACTCCTTCGTTACATGGGGCTAATGCATCATCACATTGGAAG ATATGGGTTCCATCGAATCCCCGAGGTGCAGAGATGCTGACTCCTGGTATCGTTGCACCTGAATCAGATTATTTCTTACGCAGACTTTGGGGTTTGCCTGAGGAG GATATACCTGTGAAGCCAAAGTATCTCATTGCTTTCACAGTCGGTTTGAATCAAAGAGTAAACGTTAATGCTTGTGTCAAGAAG TTTTCAGAAGAATTGTTCACCATTGTTCTGTTCCATTACGATGGAAGAACCACTGAATGGGACCAATATGAATGGTCTAAGCGCGCAATACACGTGAGCGTGCCAAAGCAAACCAAATG GTGGTATGCTAAAAGGTTTCTGCATCCTGACATCGTGGCACCTTATGACTACATATTCATCTGGGATGAAGATCTTGGTCTTGAACACTTTAATGCAGAAGA GTACATTAGGCTTGTCAAGAAGCACGGTCTAGAGATATCGCAGCCTGGTGTGGAGTCTAAGAAAAAGATCACTTGGGAGATAACAAAGAGGAAAACCAAAGGAGAAGTTCACAA GGACGCCAAGGAGAAACCTGGTCGATGCAATGATCCTCACTTACCTCCATGTGCAGC GTTTATAGAGATTATGGCTCCAGTATTCTCGAGAGACGCATGGCGTTGCGTGTGGCATATGCTTCAGAACGACTTGGTTCACGGTTGGGGTCTTGATTTTGCACTTCGTAAATGCGTTGAG CCTGCACATGAGAAGATAGGAGTTGTTGATTCTCAGTGGATCATTCATCAGACTATTCCTTCTTTAGGCAGCCAG GGAGAGGAACACGACGGTAAAGCAGGGTGGCAAGGG GTGAGAGACAGGTGTAAACGGGAATGGACAATGTTCCAAAGCAGAATGGCGAGTTCGGAGAACAGGTATCTCAAGGAACTTGCAGCAGCATCTGCAAACTCTACTACTATTCCTTAG
- the LOC108809070 gene encoding uncharacterized protein LOC108809070, with amino-acid sequence MWWMMGEADGHYCSKKTDDICGALCSQETGRFSSFSRLSCALRGVDMKTYIFLLVIVPTCVFAGYIHGQKISYFLRPLWESPPKPFHDIPHYYHENASMETLCKLHGWGVREFPRRVYDAVLFSNELDILSVRWRELYPYITQFVLLESNSTFTGLPKPLVFASHRDEFEFIEPRLTYGSLGGRFVKGMNPFYEEAYQRVALDQLLRIAGITDDDLLLMSDVDEIPSRHTINLLRWCDEVPKILHLRLKNYLYSFEFPVDNKSWRASVHRYETGKTRYAHYRQSDEILADAGWHCSFCFRRISEFIFKMKAYSHSDRVRFSRFLNPKRVQRVICKGGDLFDMLPEEYTFKDIIGKMGPIPHSYSAVHLPSYLLENADKYRFLLPGNCMRESE; translated from the exons ATGTGGTGGATGATGGGAGAAGCTGATGGGCATTACTGTTCTAAGAAGACTGACGATATCTGCGGCGCTCTTTGTAGTCAG GAAACTGGTAGATTCTCCAGCTTCTCTAGACTCTCATGCGCACTCCGTGGCGTGGACATGAAGACATACATCTTCCTACTAGTCATCGTCCCGACATGCGTCTTCGCCGGCTACATCCACGGCCAGAAGATCTCCTACTTCCTCCGCCCGCTCTGGGAATCCCCTCCCAAACCTTTCCACGACATCCCTCACTACTACCACGAGAACGCCTCCATGGAAACTCTCTGCAAGCTCCACGGCTGGGGCGTGCGTGAGTTCCCTAGACGTGTCTACGACGCCGTTCTCTTCAGCAACGAGCTCGACATCCTCTCCGTCCGCTGGAGAGAGCTCTACCCTTACATCACTCAGTTCGTCCTCCTCGAGTCCAACTCCACCTTCACTGGCCTCCCCAAGCCTCTCGTCTTCGCCTCACACAGAGACGAGTTCGAGTTTATAGAGCCGCGTCTCACTTACGGCTCTCTCGGTGGGAGGTTTGTCAAAGGGATGAATCCTTTCTACGAGGAGGCGTATCAGCGAGTGGCGTTAGACCAGCTTCTCAGGATCGCTGGGATCACTGATGATGACTTGCTGCTCATGTCTGACGTGGACGAGATTCCGAGTAGACACACTATAAACCTCCTGAGATGGTGTGACGAGGTGCCTAAGATCCTCCACCTCAGGCTCAAGAACTATCTTTACTCCTTCGAGTTCCCTGTGGACAACAAGAGCTGGAGGGCTTCGGTTCATAGATACGAGACAGGGAAGACGCGGTACGCTCATTACCGTCAGTCTGATGAGATCTTGGCTGATGCGGGGTGGCATTGCAGCTTTTGCTTTAGACGGATAAGCGAGTTTATATTCAAGATGAAGGCTTATAGCCATAGCGATAGAGTGAGGTTCAGCCGTTTCTTGAATCCTAAAAGGGTTCAGAGAGTTATATGCAAAGGGGGTGATCTTTTCGATATGTTGCCTGAAGAGTATACTTTCAAGGACATTATAGGGAAGATGGGTCCGATTCCTCACTCTTACTCGGCTGTTCATCTTCCTTCTTATCTCCTGGAGAACGCGGATAAGTACAGGTTCCTCTTGCCGGGAAATTGCATGAGAGAGAGCGAATGA